The stretch of DNA TCAGCATATATAGGGataaaatagacaaaatgacGGGGCGTTCGGTACAACATTGATCTGACAACTGTTTCTTACAAACTTCTGAATATTGTTTACTCAGAAACAGCACGTTGGCGTCttataaattcaaatttgatgAATTCCAACCGGGGTATGTGGATTAAATAAAAATCTCTAATTTCACACTTTTGCATTTTGCTTGACCCGATAACGGCTAAGGTcatatgattttacttttttatagaaatgttacttttcacttttttgtactAAAGTAATATTTAACAAGGAATAATCCTAGCTTCAATTTTCTGTTATAACTGTCACATCTTCTAATTTTCTACTCTGCTTTTTATATAGCActcattttactttttgaaatgatttttttaaacaaatacgataaaataatgattttaagcTCTTCAAAAACTACTGtggtttcatttttattatttattcatttcattCTGTACTGTTAACTGGCTTTACCTGCAAAACAAAGTATATATGTCGTCTGAAAAATATACCTTTTATACATATCATGGAAATATTTGAACAGTTTTCCCAAACGTTATAAAAAATGTCAAGCATCTGTCTATTCAAAACCattgcttcaatatactaaaagatatataattttcaaaaacatccTTGATCTAAGAAGATGTTTCAGGCAAATTAAATTTTCGGTACTTAATATTTTCCCcgcaaaaatttattttaaagataaagaTATTGATAAATTAAACTATGCCATCGCCCCCCTCAGATAAAATGCCAACATGTATTAAATTTTCCtgcaaataattgtaaaaatacaAACGCTAAATATAGTTTGGTCATTCGCTCCATCTgaaatagattataaataataaaacaacagaatTTCACCATTTTCATTTCTTTTGTCACGGCTCCAAAACATAAAGGAACTTTATTTAGAATTGGTTTAGACATAGAATTATCTTTACGTTTATCAAAAGAATACGTCGATGAATATATGCAAcatacaaattttgttttattggaAGAGGAAGCTATGTTTTACATTGATATACAGTTAAACTTTTTTGTGATGTTTTTGAGACAGTCGAAACAAAATAGATTTAATTACtgttgtgtaattttttttatacattaaccATAGCAATCCAGAAATTAAACAAACTTATAGATATTAATATAGAAACACAACAACAATACATATTTaacaacaaataatttattagaatctcacctctttaaaacatttgatatatcaCACAAAATAATATTAACAGATCAATTCATAAAAGAGCCACTCTAAACATGTCGACTTTTGAACCTTGCAAAACGAATGTTCCAAGCAAGGCCAGGGAttcttatttattataattaactctttgacattaaaaaaaaaatatgtatatattctgcttcacttttaaaaaaatactctTTCCTGTAAAATACTTTTATTTCGAATTTTGTTTTTAccattatatttatgttttaataacAGACATagtgatttttatatatttagtacTAATTTGATAAGCATAattatacatatttgtattttgtaaaactGAATCTGTGTTTTTGATATGTCTTAAATTATATTCAATCACAACACAGTTatgttattatatacatgtatatctgcaTATAttctaaatgttatttttttcaaaaaccaaCACGAACGAAATCATTTACAGCCTTATAACCACAATAGAAAGTTTGGAATTATACAAATTGCTACATaactttaatgaaaaacaaaataaaactgcatTTAAACTGGAAAATATCACTTCAATTTAGGTATATTGTGCAATGTGCCGCTTTTCGTAGAACatttacaacaaataaaaaatatttctatttggTGATTTGAAAGAGGTGGTATGCAGTTGTTGTGAACCGGGGTTAAAATGTAACAATTAAGTATGACTAAAACgatgaaataatcaaaatattattttacaatttaactGTCGATCAAAGAAACTGATTTGTCATACGGTGACTTTTCATGTTGAAAGACTTCAAAATTAAGTCCCTAACCACTGTTGCATCAAATAATACTCCATTTCGTTTTTTCAAAAACTTGTAACATTTTCGCATGAGAGATTCTTATAAATAAATCCGCAACACATGTTTAAATCTATTTTAATATTTAGCCATAGTACAAAACAGCCTTTTTAAATAatcgtttaaactaaatttaacaaaatttgctTTAAAAGTAATGAGAATGATTTACACTTTGATATGTTAGTTCGGCTTTCAAAGCGACATCTCTCGAGGATGGATTAACGATTAAGATTATAAATGTCTTCTGGAGATCATACGTTGTAGCTTAGTCATAAGTCCTTCAGAGAAAATACGCAAACATATTGAATCAAAATGAATTCATTATTGAAATTACTGTCTACATTTCCATTTTTCTTGTACGCAATTTCTTACAAATGTTCAGATAAGACTCCAGGATTgttcaatttgtaaaaaaaaaggattttccaaattaaaaaaaaaaatctcaaaataatAAGACTCGGATGTCTTAAGGATAGTTATTGTGAATTTtcccaatttttttcaaattatttcttttgATAATTGTCCCTGAAAAATAAAGTAAACTAGTTCTTAAATATAGAACTATTTCTTTATTTAACTGATTGACTTTTAGTGTACATCCTCAAATTGATTTGTTCCCTAATAGTTCAGtatgttatataaaatattttgttttgaatatctATATTATGATGCGGTTTCTCAGGTCGAAATTTTAACGAGTTCTAAACCGTTGAGTTTGGGTACCGACATAAAAAGTGTTAAATTTAAcgacatataaaataaaattcatatgtatttgtaacaattttatatttcataggCGTTCTCTACCTAATATATAAGTATTTCAAACTTCTAATGACTGTCCTTAATTGATGCAAGTTCAAGAAGCTGTCCTTAAATCTACTTTCAACCGACATAGATCGTCTTTTTTATGAGTAACAAGCTGGGATTGTAATGACTAAGTTTGAATTTCGACATTAAATATACATCTAATATTTCTTAATATTCTGAActattttctaaatataaaatcaattttcACACAAAATAAGCAAGGTGTTATTACATGTATTCAATTGAAGATTAAAGGATATTTTATTCGAAACAACAATTACGTATGCCTTTGATTTTTACGGTCGCAAATTGGTCAATCTATTTTGCCAATCAAACCCACCCTACCATACGAATCAAATGCTTCCAGGCGGATAATTCTACTGGAAACATTTCCAGGTTACGAGCTATCAAAAAGCATATGTTCAGCATGGAGCACAAGGAATGTATCAAAGTGTAGttcagatttattttaaattcgTTTTTACTGTCAATGAACGGTACAAATTAGGCgtaatttttcaaaatcaatcagGTTATATTGTCGTAAGGGCAACATCAGTTCCATTAAAAATTCCATTTTATGATATAATTACTCTTAAATGAGCCTCGTTTTGGACAATTAAGAAAATTCGTACATACTAAACAGCTGTGATATTCAACATTTAGTATGAATTTGAATCAGTTTACCATATTTTAATTCTGACTCTTATGTTCCACATCTGACGTACAAACAACCTTTTTAATGGTGTATTGAAAGTTAGGCCCTAGAGGTTCAAAGACCAACTACATGAAATTATTTTAACTGGGAAACAATTTTAAAAGCATTAAGACTACATATGGTAACGATGGAAAAGAATAGCAAAATGCAGACTGTTGGGAATAATACGGATCAtccatttgaaaaaaagtaaaaaggaaaaaaacGAGACATCATATTGGGATCAATTTTTTAGTTGGTAGCATTGaattctaaattataaatcatatatatatatatgtgtgcaGAATTTGACTTTCAAACTGGTCtaaattacttttaattttcGACTTACTTTGCGACTTCCATATCCCATCAATATATTGCCTTGAGCTATGAATAGCACCAAAACAGATGTGGGTGGCTTTTAATCACTGGGGTGGACTAGTTTGTAAATGGTTAATTTGCTGCTATTCAATACATTAAAATGTCTAATAAAATGCACTTAAATGGTCAACAAAATATGGGAACCATATCATTTTCACGTCATTTCGATACACATTCtcaccaaaaagttcaaatcgtAGTTTAGTGTTTTGCAACAATTATGCATCATTATTTTATTGCTaaatctttgataaaaaaaaacgtaagaCTTCACAGCCCATCTGGAACTTATAATTATTGGATACCATAATTAAATGAAATGAATACCATTAGAAAATTAATGGGCGGAGCAGTTCACTGTCGGTCCCTGTAAAGAATTGTATGACACTGGCAATCCTTTGCTTCATATAACAGACAGATATGTTTACTTAAAGGCAATAGTAaattcaatgaaaacaaaattaagatCCATTTACAAGAATGGTCTGTGACAACAGATTTTTATGTTGGACTTTTTCATTTAAGAAAGACATTTGTTGTGTAACATGGCTTTGTCCAAAACAGTAAGAAATGTCGAAAAGACGGAAAGCAATGTAAAACGAATTAATGTCATTTTCTCCTACGATAGCTTCAGAAAATACAAGACACGTCTAATATAAATACACAGGAAATTAACAACACTTTTGTGAAACGTTTTATAATTGGACATTTACATCTGGTCAGCCTTACGGGTAGACATCTAATCgatttcattattcatttattACATATGGTTAAATAACCAACacctttattttataaataataatttatatgtttaacctttaaacaaaaaaaaaaaaacaaaaatcatacaataAAAGTGACATATGTAAATATGTATTAGATGACtataaaatgttgatattttatttcaagaTAATCATAAGCTGTAAAATTGAAATAGGAACTTTTAATATGTGGTGGATTAAAAAAGTGCATGCGGAAGAATATTCGAATTTTAGACTTTGCAAATTTTTGTTTACTCTTAAATTCTTTTACAGTACACAGTTGACAGATTTGCTAAGATtggaaattaaattaaatgggGAGTAAAATGTCTAAATAGAATTCACCATTCAATCACTAATTAAAAAGTATgcgagaaaaaaatataattttgaaatattgtttaacGATTGGTTTTATTTTTAGCCTGGAAAGTGTAAAATAATTTTTCGATCTATTTGAACAAAGAAATGTATTAGCAAACTTTTATCGTTATTTTTTTACAGACAGTTGCAGTAATAACAGATCGTTGAAACCAAGAGACTCTGATTGTGAAATCAACGAAGATTCTTGCGAAGAGAAAGATATCGATATAGACTGTGATGATCTCAACGATTCTTCTTCTGACCTCAAATCTTTTAAAAACTCTTCAACCGGAAACGATGCCGGTAGTGTAAAATCAAGACGAAGACGAACGGCTTTTACAAGTGAACAATTGCTAGAGCTAGAAAAGGAGTTTCACAGTAAAAAGTACCTATCGCTTACCGAAAGATCACATATAGCACATAATCTTAAACTTAGTGAGGTTCAAGTGAAAATATGGTTTCAAAATAGACGCGCCAAATGGAAGAGAGTAAAAGCTGGAATGGTTCATGGTAGAACAGGAAGTGACATGTCTAATAAACCGAAAATTGTTGTCCCAATTCCCGTGCATGTTAACAGACTAGCTATTCGAAGTCAACATCAGCAGTTTGAAAAGACATTGAAACAAACATCACCCAGTTAAATGGCTGTTTTTTAAGTCGGTGAAATAAGATCAGTTTGTTATTTTGTGTTGGCATGTCTGTTTAAATAATGGTTGCCGTACGGCAAATTTACATTTTACACAGAACTTTAGGAGACATATTTGATCTTCACAACCCggttagttaaaaaaaaacagagcaTGTTTAACTAGAAGACATCATAAACTTTCAGTGCGAGCTTTTTGATTGAAAAGATTTTATCCCGCATTTGTGTACATATTAAATAACCCGTTACTTTCCAAATGATGATGTTGTTTAATGTATTTCACACTTATGGAATGattattaaaatatatgtgtaaggttttcatttgatttttagtGAGAGAGATTTCAATTTTTTAACCTAGTCGGTTTGGTAACTTCTACTTGTTATTTATTACTAAACACTGTAAATGTATGGAACTTTCAGACTGTTAGAAGGCGGTGATAAACATACATCGACATGATGTCaaagttatataatataatttgatgACGATGAGTCTATCAGCTCTCAGCATTAATCTCGTCTGGTAAGCTCGAAAACTGAATCTATAACTACCAATGCACAAGGAACATAACTAAACTATaactataatgtaacaaaaaTATGACTTTCTATATCCTAAAgaatgaaatgtatatataaattaatgttGATTATTATAATAGGTTACCAACGCCCATTTGAAAACAAAGCTGAGATCTTAATATTtaacttaagattttttttttaattaaacatatatattacatCACCAACACATTGATATGTGCCATTTGCATACTCTTTTCTGAGACAACCGTAACCCGTCAATCATTGATTGCTATCGTTAccatatataattgtttaaagggtgccataaaaaaatgTCGATTGTGCAGTCACAGATAAGCGAAGGTAAATTTAGCGGATTGCTCGAGGTTGTTCTACTAAATTTTGCTATTGTCAAGTTTAAAATTTGATCAATTTTGGCCActgaacaatttaaacaatatGTGCTTATGCTTAACTTCAGTCGCATGAGTACATCTTGCTAACTTTTGGGGGTTGTAACAAACAAagctttaaaattttcaattctcaATATACATAAGAGACAGTTACTTAACAAAAATTGGAATAAAAAGACAATGGACGTCTTCAGGTATTCTTCTTTGCATTACCGTTTATGTGTCTCGTGCATATACTTTGGTCTTCTGTTtctaaaaagttttgttttcaatctaaGGAAATCTAGATAATATTCAATACTGACAAAGAAACAGTTATAGGTAAACAAATCTTAACatcttattgaaattaaataatagaCAAGACAAGTTATGCATGGTTCCAATAGCAAATATTGATTCTAGACGATTAGTGACTGATTGACTGACCACTTATATATGAACCCTGTATGTTAATAGTGACAAAATCCTATAGACGACGAGTTTAACAAAAAAGTGATCTCAATATATTGATAAACTGTATTATATACACGAACCCTAAGTTTTctgtattttcatatttttgtcaataattaaagtgtatttatttttttaattgcatttacaACCAAAGGGCaatgtttctataaaaaatattgaagttaTGACAATGTTTATCAGATTCTGAGCATGTTTTAATTGGCGATAAGTTGTTTTTGAACGGCTGAACTATTTAATAAAGGCCGTATGGGGAACTTTGAGACTTTAATCAGTATATTTTGTTACTTGTGGTATCTTGGACATCGACTCCATGACTTGCAGTTACAAAACTGCTCTATGACTTGCAGTTACAAAACTGTCGAAGACGAATATCGCACTCATACATAGAAATCAGCCAACTATATACTGGATTTGATGTTTCGTGCAACAAATTTAGTACTACGATAACTGCAACATGTTATGACTGAGCGGCCTGatctttttaaaatgtatgtCAAGATTTTGTTGAACCATATTCTTGAATTTCGAATTTCTAGGTCACAAGTACACTCCCTCAAACAGAATTGGACGTAAAAGGCTGTGGTTGTCATGCTTAGGTTCATTTAGTTTGCATGTTCACTTTGTTTTATACCTTTTGCTTTCCAACTTTTGTGTTCCCACCATATGATTGTTTTCCTAAAATTCGTGTCGCGCGCATGGAAATCAGATGAAGTGTTCGTGGCTGAAAACCCTGAAATACATTCTCTAAAGTAAAAAATGGTTATAATGCTGGGAAAGCGTATACATGGAAACAGCTAAATTTAATATATCATGCTTATATTGAAAGTACTTTTTATGGTACTTAACCTCATAATAGATTTATAACAAGTTGAAGActaaaaaataaaactgacaCCTTGAAAATGAAGATTAAAATTGATTTCGTTCCTTTTGCTTTATATTATTTTCAACCAAACAGCTGAGAAACagaaattaataattttatatctcttggattttattttttttataattatgtaatTAAAATGATTATGTAACGAATAACATCTTATCAACAAGTGTTCCACTAGATCTTACGCGTTCTTAATATTCGTTGATACAGTCTGTTCATTCTCTTAAGGTGAATCTGGAGTTCGTTTAAAACTCGTTGATCAATAACGACATGtggtaatttcattttttattttataatataatgtACTGCATACCCTaagatttttttagaaacaaaacatattttcagtttttctgtTTATGAAAATCACTTGTGCATAACGTAACATTTTGAACATTACAGTAAATACTTTCCTTTTGAAACTTGCTTAGATCATGTAAAAGTATCATCGGTTTTTGTTGGTTTTAATATAAACTTTAATCACCAGAAAATATAGTTTCAAGAAAGTATAAATCAAATTTtctcaatttgtttatttttgttgctgtatttttctttaaaattccaCCAAGTTCATAGTGAAATCTGTACTACGTTCGTCTAGAAATTTACGCTATGGTGATATGACCCCTGACAAAAGTGTCTTCTTTAACGCGTGGGGGCATTATTCAAATTCTGAAAAATCATTCACCTGGAATCTAATAGACTTAAACATCATAAaagtaataaatatttcaaaagaaatatgTTATCCTCTTTCTTCcgatattaaatatatttcatgaCAAATAAGTGATGGTTAATTTCAACAAGAAAGGGAGTTAACTGTGTTTTCCGTATCAGTTGATAGTAATAAAACCATGGCGTCAAGTAGCCAACTAACTTCGTCCGGCGTTTGTGTTGTTTTCATTACTGATGCATTTCTCTGAGTGCGGTTAAGGTTAAAAACGCATAGCTCATAAAGGAGTTAAATAACCGTGCAAGATGGAAAAACTAATTTAAAAGGCGGGCtgaaatattttaagtatatatatagtGTCTTCAAACCGCATATCATTTCAAACTCTTTTAAGTGACTaataatttttaatgttaaaagtacCCAACAGCAGATACCGACAgcagtcaaatatttttttaccaaaaaagttTTAGTGAAAACTGTTCAAATCACATGAATCGTCCGAACGGATCTGTTAAGATTTGTATTTGGTTTGATATTTAAATAAGAAAGAACTGTACATCATTAAACTTTCGCCATTTCGTGACATCTACACGCCCcgttttatattattattttgtacacatttttgtcAGTAGTATTTCTGGACTTACATTACTTATATAAACCTATGATACATTTATTTTATCGTGCGTATTTGTAAAAGAAATAGTAGTTTAATA from Mytilus galloprovincialis chromosome 2, xbMytGall1.hap1.1, whole genome shotgun sequence encodes:
- the LOC143064164 gene encoding uncharacterized protein LOC143064164, whose product is MSMQRPGIGSFSIDSLMAPTAVASRYGPLFCNSGYFFMPPTTGITGFPPSSQASDSTFNYQNFTTEQLLAARAQQFTLGHFPNPYGLPNVNPMVPFAGLNFKSKLSPGAHEKQSSPSLKSSADEHAELRTDSRDAFDRCSPLSTDSCSNNRSLKPRDSDCEINEDSCEEKDIDIDCDDLNDSSSDLKSFKNSSTGNDAGSVKSRRRRTAFTSEQLLELEKEFHSKKYLSLTERSHIAHNLKLSEVQVKIWFQNRRAKWKRVKAGMVHGRTGSDMSNKPKIVVPIPVHVNRLAIRSQHQQFEKTLKQTSPS